The genomic interval TGTGGAACAGAGCAACAGGAGCGTCATCAGTCCAGCGGTTGTTCCAAAAAGGCGGACACTGATTCCATAAGCCAAAACACAGATCAGTAGATTGTAGATCTGGGATCCGACCTCAAGGCTCATTTCATGGTTTCCGCCTAACAATGTGATTGTGCGGAAAACCCAGGCGACCATCGGGGGATGTTCATAGTAGGACCAGGCAAGGAAACGGGACCAAACCCAATGGTCCAGCATATCCGGGTGGGGGTGAATGAACAGATTCAGAATAAAAAAGAACAAAAAATGAAATCCCAGCACGGCAACAGCGATTTTGGGAGAGCGACCTGGTGACATAAAAAAAGTATTCATTCACATCCTGAAAAAAATTAAAAACAAGCGGACTTAACCTTCCATGCTCTCAGTGATGGAATATATGAGTCGGCTTTGCAAGCGAACCAGATTTGGATCAATCACCACGGCATCATCAATCGCTTCTTTCCCCTGTCTCAACAGATCCAGCACCCCTTCTCTGGTAATTTTGAACAGATCCCTGTGAACATAACCATAATGCGTCGCATTGGCGAATTCGCTCAAAACGGGAAGATCGGCTTTGGTGACTGTGGTTTTTGAGGTCAGGCTCAGGGCTTTTTTGTAGCATGCAATGACTTTTTTATAAGTTGGAAAAAGTTTTTCCATCATACTGTAATCCCCGGCTTCAATACGCATCAGATAGTACTGAAGAGCCTGCATGTGAATCCGTCCTTCCAGCACATGAGCGTAATTTAGTTTGTCATCAATTTCTTTCATTTTATCCACCAGTTTCAAGCCAATGGAATGCAGAACTGGTATTTGTTTAAGGATATCGATGATGATCATTAATTTTTTTAACAGAAACTGTTTTCGTTTGGAATCATCCGTTTCCGGTGTTTCAGTGGAAAAAAAGCCACTCAACGCCCGTTCCTGGTTACTGAGTTGATTCAATTCGTCCATATTGAAAGACACGGTCATCCGGGTAGACAGAACTTTCATCAGTTCCGCCGACCTGTCCAGAAGTTCCTGGGCAATCTTCAACTCCATGATATAGGTGCGTTCTACCACATTTTCAGGTCCGAGTCTGTCTTTGAAATCAACCTTTCCCAAATTCGCGTTTTTGAGTTGTTTCGAACGCAATGTAAGCATTTGTTGCTTGAGGATATTCCCCATTTTATCCAGATAGAGTCGATAAGTTTTCAATACCATCCCCACTGTTCCAAGTGCTATATCTCCCAGATATACCGGGATCATGGACTGAATAATAATATCCCGATAGACGGATAGCGGAAAAGTACGTTCAGCTTCAAGAATCACATTGATCAGTTTCAATCGACTGACAGAAGACGTAGGATCTTTTTTCAGATCATCTACCAGCGATCTGGCTGTTTTATTGGGATGATGCCTCCCGATAATACTGCCATCCAGATGATTGATATTTTTGATTTCAGGCACACCGCCAATCAATTTCTGTTTCAGCCTTGTCAGAAATTTTGCATGTTGCTGCTTGTTGATCTGTTCCACAATGATGATTACTTTTTCCTGAAATCCGGTGAAATCCAGATTTTCCTGCATAGCCTTCCTGACATCTTTTTCAGACAGTTCAATGCGGTCCTTCAGTGTGGATTCAATTTTCTTTTTTACGGGCTTTGCCATAATTCCTCGTGATGTGGGTCAGAGTTTCCGGCATCTTTACGTTTTTCACCATAATCACCATCATGTCATGAGTTCAGGTCAAATGACTAGATGAAAAGAATAATGAACCATTTTATGAAAAAAATTTTCGTAGAAGACAATGAGACTGTTGCTTTTTTTAATAAAAATCGCTAACTCCTCAAATATTAATCTGATACTGGTATGATTTCTGCTGGATTTATTGAAATCCATACCCTGATTTAGTACCTTTGTGCAATTTTGTTTTAACCGATGTAAATTATTGAAATCATTTACGTCGGACGTGTCCTACAACATCCGGAAGATAGTTCTTCAAACGACTGGAATCACAGAAGATCATTTCTATTGACCGGGATAACACGTTTAAAATGACGAAGGTATTGTGATTTTTTTGGTTGTAACGGAGGTGTTTTGGAAAATCAGCACAATGATGTGATTTTAAAATTGCAGTGTAATGCCTTGAAGCTTTATGCAGAACAGTTCCCTTGTGAAGAACGGGAACAGAAGATTCTGGAGTGGATTGCAAAATATGCCCATGTTTATCGCGATACCATGGAACAGTTCATTGATTGTTCAGGCCAACAGCCAACTCAAAACTGAAACAGTTCTTCGCCTCCTGATCAACCCTCTTCTATTATCAAATAAGATCCGAAACTAAGGCGATCACCAGCTATAAACATACTCGGAATTATGTCTGCCTCCGTGTCACTCCCGCGAAGGAGGATAAATTCCTTTCTGGCTTTCGCCTAAACCGACCAAAGCCTTTAAGGTGCGAAGATTGCCTGCTTGAGTTTCGGGTTTTATTAACCGTTGAGTCCTAAGGACCTGAAGTGCTGGAAATCAGAAACCTGACAAAACATTATGGAAAAACACTTGCGGTGAATCAGGTTTCCTTACAGGTTCGCCCCGGTGAAATCATGGTGTTGCTGGGACCAAATGGTTCTGGAAAATCATCCCTCATGAAAATCATCAGTGGATTGCTCAAATCGGATTCCGGCCGCATTGAATGGAACAGTGAACCTCTCACGCCGCATTGGATCAAACAAAATGGCAAAATTGGTTACTGTCCCCAGTTTCTGCAAATATGGGAAGACCTGACGCCCCTGGAACAACTCGTGTTCATGGGCTTGATGTATGGCGGGGAAAACGAACAGGTGAAAACCCAAAGCGTGAAGATTCTGGAACAACTCGGTCTGACTCCGCAAACCCATCAACTCACTCGAATTCTTTCGGGTGGCATGAAACAACGGGTCAATATTGGACTCGCCTTGATCCATGAACCAGCATTGATTCTGCTGGATGAACCCACCAACGGTCTTGATCCCCATAGTCTGATCCTCATCAGGGAATTGCTCAGAACGCGCTCCCGACAACAGCGGCAAACCATGATGATCGCCACTCACGACATGGATGAAGCGGATAAGCTCGCTGACCGGATTGCTATTCTACATCTTGGGAAAATCATTGCTTGTGATGAACCCCATGCATTGAAACAAAGGGTAGATCCCTCAGGCAATATTTCCATGGAAGATGTATTTATAGCGTTGACCGGAAAGGTGTCATGATCCAAAGAATCCTTCCTGTTTTGAAAAAAAATATCATTCAGCAATGGCGAGATTTGCCTGTTCTGCTGCTGACATTGTTGACTACGCCTTTGTTTGTTTTGGTTTACTGGCTCATGTTTGGTCATGCGGTGTTCACATATCACATTCAATACACCCTTGAGCACAAGGATGGACAGTCATCCTCATCCATTCCAGACACACTGCTCAACAAACTGCAAACGGCGTCAACAACCTGGAACACGGCTTCATTTGAAATTAATCAGGCAGTGAATCAGCAAGTGATGGAATCACAAATCCGTCAGGGAAACATCACCTTGGGCATCGTGTTTCCTGAAAATATGTTCAATTCTTCTTCTCAAAACAAAATTTCTGAGCCAGTGTTGCTGTTGGGGGATGTGTCAGATCCAGTATTTCATATGGTTTCAGCAGGGATTCAGCAGATGTTGACCGGATTTTTGCTGGAGCAGGCATTGGGGACATCCATGAATCTGGTTCAAATTCAACCGATCATGGGTGTCTCTCTTCGGTCTTCCTTTGAAATGTATGTCCCGGGATTACTGGTCTTTTCTGTGATCATGCTGATTTTTTCCGCCGCAATGACGCTCATGCGTGAACGGGAACGAGGCTTGCTGGAACGGTTGAGATTGACCCGTGTCAGCATGATTGAACTGGCCCTGGGCATGAGCATTGTCCAGCTAGGGTTGGGAACGCTGTCATCAGCAATGGCCTTTATCACCGCATATATTTTGGGTTTTGAAAGCACAGGATCCCTGTTGAGCGCATGGTTTTTCGTCATTCCCGCACTGCTTTCCAGCATCGGACTGGGAATCATCGCAGCCAGTTTTTCAAGAAACATGCTGGAATGTTTTCTGGTATCCAGTGTTCTGATGTTTGTGCTGATGCTGTTTTCAGGACTGGTCTTTCCTGTTCCGGATATGGTTTTGTTTAAACTGCAATCACATGATATATTGCTGGTTGATTTTCTGCCGACCACGCATCTGCGTCAGGCGCTTCATAAAATTCTCAATCTGGGAATGCCGCTGGAGTCGCTGTATCCTGAAATGATCGGGTTGCTATTATTGTCCATATTTCTGTTTGGTGCGGGAATACTGATCTTTAAAAAACACTCACAGGAGTTTCACGGATGAAAACGCTGTTTATCTGGCTCAAAGCCTCCCGTTTGGCCTCACAAAGCTATATTTTTTTACCCTTGCTACTGGGACAAAGCATCGCCTGGTCTCAGACAGGAATCTGGGACTGGAAGGTGTTTGCGCTGGTACAACTTTTTGGTCTGTTTGATCAGTTCTATATCGTTTACGCGAATGATTATGCGGATTATGCGACAGACCGTTTGAACCAGACCTATACGATTTTTTCCGGTGGATCACGAGTTTTGGCCGATCAGGATATGCCCCCCGAACACCTCAAAATTGCGGCCTGTGTCATGGCATTTCTCAGTTTGGGATGCGGCGTGGCACTTGGCGTTTTTGCTGGTCGCTGGGGTACAGTTCCGTTGATTGGGGGAGGGTTGCTACTGCTGTGGATGTATAGCTATCCACCTGTGCGCCTGTCTTATCGTGGCGGAGGCGAGTGGCTCCAGATGCTGGGGGTCGGAGTGATTCTACCGCTTGTGGGATACTATGCCCAGACCGGTGAATGGCGTTTTCCCATGGAATGGATGCTAGTGATTCTGCCGACTCAACTGGCCTGTTCAATTTCAACTTCCCTGCCAGATGAACCCTCAGACCAGCTTTCCGGTAA from SAR324 cluster bacterium carries:
- a CDS encoding ABC transporter ATP-binding protein, producing the protein MLEIRNLTKHYGKTLAVNQVSLQVRPGEIMVLLGPNGSGKSSLMKIISGLLKSDSGRIEWNSEPLTPHWIKQNGKIGYCPQFLQIWEDLTPLEQLVFMGLMYGGENEQVKTQSVKILEQLGLTPQTHQLTRILSGGMKQRVNIGLALIHEPALILLDEPTNGLDPHSLILIRELLRTRSRQQRQTMMIATHDMDEADKLADRIAILHLGKIIACDEPHALKQRVDPSGNISMEDVFIALTGKVS
- a CDS encoding ABC transporter permease — encoded protein: MIQRILPVLKKNIIQQWRDLPVLLLTLLTTPLFVLVYWLMFGHAVFTYHIQYTLEHKDGQSSSSIPDTLLNKLQTASTTWNTASFEINQAVNQQVMESQIRQGNITLGIVFPENMFNSSSQNKISEPVLLLGDVSDPVFHMVSAGIQQMLTGFLLEQALGTSMNLVQIQPIMGVSLRSSFEMYVPGLLVFSVIMLIFSAAMTLMRERERGLLERLRLTRVSMIELALGMSIVQLGLGTLSSAMAFITAYILGFESTGSLLSAWFFVIPALLSSIGLGIIAASFSRNMLECFLVSSVLMFVLMLFSGLVFPVPDMVLFKLQSHDILLVDFLPTTHLRQALHKILNLGMPLESLYPEMIGLLLLSIFLFGAGILIFKKHSQEFHG
- a CDS encoding prenyltransferase — translated: MKTLFIWLKASRLASQSYIFLPLLLGQSIAWSQTGIWDWKVFALVQLFGLFDQFYIVYANDYADYATDRLNQTYTIFSGGSRVLADQDMPPEHLKIAACVMAFLSLGCGVALGVFAGRWGTVPLIGGGLLLLWMYSYPPVRLSYRGGGEWLQMLGVGVILPLVGYYAQTGEWRFPMEWMLVILPTQLACSISTSLPDEPSDQLSGKKTVPVTRGALTAKIMILGLHSLSSISWIVLTWNWTGMTMFQILLVPLTSMLISLFWIKARPGDKGMTVFVFFQILCTLSWMAGITAIHFYGWR